In Chlamydiota bacterium, a single genomic region encodes these proteins:
- a CDS encoding tyrosine--tRNA ligase gives MPTSDSVRAQIARIRRGSVTLETEAELAGRLKEGRPLRIKFGADPSAPDIHLGHAVVLSKLRLFQDLGHRVIFIIGDFTACIGDPSGRSKTRPQLSREEVARNAETYTAQVFKILDPDSTEVVFNSRWLDRLTFADVVRLSSKTTVAQMLQREDYATRHASGVPISLHEFLYPLAQGYDSVEVKADLEIGGTDQTFNLLLGRELQRAYGVPPQVVLTMPLLEGLDGVEKMSKSLGNCIGITEPPFEIYGKLMSIPDSLMPRYFDLLTGLDFAALQRETPHPRDLKMRLAREIVGRFHGVEAAARAQENFTVAFGSRGVPADDAWVKVVALPPGEYPLPHLLREAALAATGSEARRKIREGAVRLDGVRVVDENARIAVRPGDAARILQLGRRRFARLVPAEGRKTG, from the coding sequence ATGCCCACGTCGGATTCCGTGCGGGCGCAGATTGCGCGCATCCGAAGGGGTTCGGTGACGCTCGAGACGGAAGCCGAGCTCGCCGGGCGCCTGAAGGAGGGGAGGCCGCTCCGGATCAAGTTCGGCGCGGACCCGAGCGCCCCCGATATCCATCTCGGCCACGCGGTCGTGCTCTCCAAGCTGCGCCTCTTCCAGGATCTCGGCCACCGGGTCATCTTCATCATCGGCGACTTCACGGCGTGTATCGGCGATCCGAGCGGGCGGTCGAAGACGCGCCCGCAGCTTTCCCGCGAGGAGGTCGCCCGAAACGCGGAAACCTACACCGCCCAGGTCTTCAAGATCCTCGACCCCGACAGCACGGAGGTGGTCTTCAACAGCCGGTGGCTGGACCGTCTCACCTTCGCTGACGTGGTGCGGCTCTCGTCAAAGACGACGGTCGCCCAGATGCTCCAGCGCGAGGACTACGCCACGCGCCACGCCTCCGGCGTGCCGATCTCGCTGCACGAGTTTTTGTACCCGCTCGCGCAGGGGTACGATTCGGTCGAGGTGAAGGCCGATCTGGAGATCGGCGGCACCGACCAGACATTCAACCTGCTCCTCGGCCGGGAGCTCCAGCGCGCCTACGGCGTCCCGCCGCAGGTCGTTCTCACGATGCCGCTGCTCGAGGGTCTCGACGGCGTCGAGAAGATGAGCAAGTCGCTCGGCAACTGCATCGGGATCACGGAGCCGCCGTTCGAGATCTACGGGAAGCTGATGAGCATCCCCGATTCGCTGATGCCGCGGTATTTCGACCTGCTGACCGGCCTCGATTTCGCGGCGCTGCAGCGGGAGACGCCGCATCCGCGCGATCTCAAGATGCGCCTCGCGCGCGAGATCGTCGGCAGGTTTCACGGCGTCGAGGCCGCCGCGCGGGCCCAGGAGAACTTTACGGTCGCCTTCGGCTCCAGGGGCGTCCCGGCGGACGACGCCTGGGTGAAGGTGGTGGCGCTTCCCCCCGGGGAGTACCCGCTCCCGCATCTGCTTCGCGAGGCCGCCCTTGCCGCAACCGGTTCCGAGGCAAGGCGTAAGATTCGAGAGGGGGCGGTGCGCCTGGACGGGGTCAGGGTGGTCGACGAGAACGCGCGGATCGCGGTGCGGCCCGGCGACGCGGCGCGCATCCTGCAGCTCGGGAGGCGCAGGTTCGCCCGGCTGGTGCCCGCCGAGGGGCGGAAAACGGGCTGA
- a CDS encoding acyltransferase — MPKETPLSGRSFLGEALSDPREGALAKYRRLVFGEGGILGLLRYELLLLLFSNIPGALGILLRRIFYRPLFKRMGRGVIIGTGVTLRHPGRISLGNHVAIDDYCTLDARGENCGGITLGDRTIVSRFSILRTKEGTIEIGAGAGIGSHSILASTSSLVAGEHLLLAPASCIIAGGQHAFARADVPIVAQGMISKGGVSIGDDVWIGSRATILDGVKIGAHAIVGACALVNKEIPAYAIAYGVPAKQVGDRRHPSEAGGGGAQGSGR, encoded by the coding sequence ATGCCCAAGGAAACGCCGCTCTCCGGACGCAGCTTTCTGGGCGAGGCCCTCAGCGACCCGCGAGAGGGGGCGCTCGCTAAGTACCGCAGACTCGTCTTCGGGGAGGGGGGGATCCTCGGCCTCCTCCGCTACGAGCTCCTGCTCCTGCTCTTCTCGAACATCCCCGGCGCGCTCGGGATCCTGCTTCGCCGGATCTTCTACCGTCCCCTGTTCAAGAGGATGGGCCGCGGCGTCATCATCGGCACGGGCGTTACGCTCCGCCACCCGGGGCGGATCTCGCTGGGAAACCACGTCGCCATCGACGACTACTGCACGCTCGACGCGCGCGGGGAGAACTGCGGCGGCATCACGCTCGGGGACCGCACCATCGTCTCCCGCTTCTCCATCCTCCGCACCAAGGAGGGGACGATCGAGATCGGCGCCGGCGCCGGCATCGGTTCGCACAGCATCCTCGCCTCCACCAGCAGTCTCGTGGCGGGGGAGCATCTCCTCCTCGCCCCGGCGTCCTGCATCATCGCCGGGGGCCAGCACGCCTTCGCCCGGGCGGACGTCCCCATCGTCGCGCAGGGGATGATCTCCAAGGGGGGGGTCTCCATCGGCGACGACGTCTGGATCGGGTCGCGCGCCACGATCCTCGACGGCGTGAAGATAGGCGCCCACGCGATCGTGGGGGCATGCGCGCTGGTGAACAAGGAGATCCCCGCCTACGCGATCGCCTACGGCGTCCCCGCGAAACAGGTCGGGGACCGGCGGCATCCGTCGGAGGCGGGCGGAGGCGGGGCGCAAGGATCCGGCCGATGA
- the rpsA gene encoding 30S ribosomal protein S1 has protein sequence MKIDTHLDASLLDKGREEREKKERAREELRRLYDETIKPIHAGKIVEGTILEVGKDSVLVDIGYKSEGAIAIEEFRDRDALKVGDKVQVLLESKEDQDGVVVLSKVKADKLSHWEETVALCKEGKLVKGRVIRKVKGGLMVDIGLEAFLPASHIGLRHVKNMESFIGKDLEFKVIKINPERRNVVLSRRVLLEEERKRQRELVFATVKVGDIIEGVVKNITDFGAFIDLKGIDGLLHITDMSWGRVSHPSEVLAVGTSVKVKVLDFDKQRERISLGLKQLLPNPWDTIGDRYPIGSKVKGRVTNIVAYGAFVELEKGIEGLVHISEMSWTRKISHPSEILGIGDTVEAMVLNTDRDAQKISLGLRQTELNPWTVVEDKYPVGTVIKGKIRNIVPYGAFIELEEGLEGLIHISDISWTRKLNHPSEMLKRGEIVEAKILSVDQENKKISLGIKQLKGNPWDGIERRFNVGDAVTGTISNITGFGLFVELGDGIEGLVHISQIDKRQDEDIKTTHKVGDQVTARILRIDPVERKIGLSIKEYLEMPDRGRGGGKEGAPRPEPTVHNPVLSEDISFTALGGEESDRGDS, from the coding sequence ATGAAGATCGATACGCACCTGGATGCGTCCCTGCTCGACAAGGGCAGGGAGGAGCGCGAGAAAAAGGAGCGGGCGCGCGAGGAGCTGCGCCGGCTCTACGACGAGACGATCAAGCCGATCCATGCCGGCAAGATCGTGGAGGGGACGATCCTCGAGGTCGGCAAGGACTCCGTCCTCGTGGACATCGGCTACAAGTCCGAGGGCGCCATCGCCATCGAGGAGTTCAGGGACCGGGACGCCCTCAAGGTCGGCGACAAGGTGCAGGTGCTCCTCGAGTCGAAGGAGGACCAGGACGGCGTCGTGGTCCTCTCGAAGGTCAAGGCCGACAAGCTGAGCCACTGGGAGGAGACGGTCGCCCTCTGCAAGGAGGGGAAGCTCGTCAAGGGGCGCGTCATCCGGAAGGTCAAGGGCGGCCTGATGGTCGACATCGGCCTCGAGGCGTTCCTCCCGGCGTCGCATATCGGCCTCCGCCACGTGAAGAACATGGAGAGCTTCATCGGGAAGGACCTCGAGTTCAAGGTCATCAAGATCAACCCGGAGCGCCGGAACGTCGTCCTCTCGCGCCGCGTCCTCCTCGAGGAGGAGCGGAAACGGCAGCGCGAGCTTGTATTCGCGACGGTGAAGGTCGGCGACATCATCGAGGGCGTCGTCAAGAACATCACCGACTTCGGCGCCTTCATCGACCTGAAAGGCATCGACGGGCTCCTGCACATCACCGACATGAGCTGGGGGCGCGTCAGCCACCCGTCCGAGGTCCTCGCGGTCGGCACCTCGGTCAAGGTCAAGGTCCTCGACTTCGACAAGCAGCGCGAGCGGATCTCGCTCGGCCTCAAGCAGCTCCTCCCGAACCCGTGGGACACGATCGGCGACCGGTACCCGATCGGCTCGAAGGTGAAGGGGCGCGTGACCAACATCGTGGCCTACGGCGCCTTCGTCGAGCTGGAGAAAGGGATCGAGGGGCTCGTCCACATCTCCGAGATGTCGTGGACCCGCAAGATCAGCCACCCGTCGGAGATCCTCGGCATCGGGGACACGGTGGAGGCGATGGTCCTGAACACCGACCGGGACGCGCAGAAGATCTCGCTCGGGCTGCGCCAGACCGAGCTGAACCCGTGGACAGTCGTGGAGGACAAGTACCCGGTGGGCACGGTGATCAAGGGCAAGATCCGCAATATCGTCCCGTACGGCGCCTTCATCGAGCTCGAGGAGGGGCTCGAGGGACTCATCCACATCTCGGACATCTCCTGGACGCGGAAACTGAACCACCCCTCGGAGATGCTCAAGCGCGGAGAGATCGTCGAGGCCAAGATCCTCTCCGTCGACCAGGAGAACAAGAAGATCTCCCTCGGCATCAAGCAGCTCAAGGGCAATCCCTGGGACGGCATCGAGCGCCGTTTCAACGTCGGGGACGCCGTGACCGGGACCATCAGCAACATCACCGGTTTCGGCCTCTTCGTGGAGCTCGGCGACGGCATCGAGGGGCTCGTCCACATCTCGCAGATCGACAAGCGGCAGGACGAGGACATCAAGACGACGCACAAGGTCGGCGACCAGGTCACCGCGCGCATCCTGCGCATCGACCCGGTCGAGCGGAAGATAGGCCTCAGCATCAAGGAGTACCTCGAGATGCCCGACCGCGGCCGCGGGGGCGGGAAGGAAGGCGCGCCGCGTCCCGAACCGACCGTGCACAACCCGGTGCTCTCGGAGGATATCTCCTTCACCGCCCTGGGCGGCGAGGAGAGCGACCGGGGCGACTCCTGA